The Methylomagnum ishizawai genome has a window encoding:
- a CDS encoding CCDC90 family protein — MSALAFDTHEFIKKLRGAGFSEEQAETITDLQKATVTATLEQARHDYKLDNLGTKRDLKELEVKLSHDIELIRAELKRDILENRRLIDQSSKDLAKWLVGVIIGAGVVQIGFITALMLKLADKP; from the coding sequence ATGTCCGCGCTAGCTTTCGATACCCATGAATTCATCAAAAAGCTCCGTGGAGCCGGTTTCAGCGAGGAACAGGCGGAAACCATCACGGACTTGCAAAAGGCGACCGTCACCGCGACCTTGGAACAGGCACGCCACGACTATAAACTGGATAATCTCGGCACCAAGCGGGATTTGAAAGAACTCGAAGTCAAGCTATCCCACGACATAGAGTTAATCCGTGCCGAACTGAAAAGGGATATTCTGGAAAATCGCCGCTTGATCGACCAAAGTAGCAAGGACTTGGCGAAATGGCTGGTCGGCGTCATCATCGGGGCGGGCGTGGTGCAAATCGGCTTCATTACGGCGTTGATGTTGAAGCTGGCGGATAAGCCGTAG
- the lptF gene encoding LPS export ABC transporter permease LptF encodes MNPQASTAPAPQGRRPLFAVIDRMVASELAKTLGAILLVLVVIIVSRKFLNILAKAIEGEVSGDTLFQLLGLKTLSATAVLLPPATFMAILTVIGRMYRDHEMAILASAGVGAWRLYRALAWMAVPVFLLSGYLALDVMPWSEQKAQALMKKDEESADIRGIKPGRFNEFSSGDTVLYAEDMDENNLMTNMFVQRRLDNGTEVTIADHGHLQHTELDEYFVVLNDGRRYQGRPGQVDYIVSEFGEYAVRIPGPEEEAAELKREAKSTLELIREWTPKELAELQKRLAVPLGVVFLTLLAVPLARVAPRRGPYGNVFTAFLIYVVYENLQKISQGMLMTGKIPLWLSYSGIYALLTAITLGLFLKNLGFRWIAHLFKRSA; translated from the coding sequence ATGAATCCACAAGCCTCCACCGCGCCCGCCCCCCAAGGCCGCCGCCCCCTGTTCGCGGTGATCGACCGCATGGTCGCCTCCGAACTCGCCAAGACCCTGGGCGCCATCCTGCTGGTGCTGGTGGTCATCATCGTCAGCCGCAAATTCCTCAATATCCTCGCCAAGGCCATCGAGGGCGAGGTCTCGGGCGACACCTTGTTCCAACTGCTGGGACTCAAGACCCTCAGCGCCACCGCCGTGCTGCTGCCGCCCGCCACCTTCATGGCGATCCTGACCGTGATCGGCCGCATGTACCGCGACCACGAAATGGCGATCCTGGCCTCGGCCGGCGTCGGGGCTTGGCGCTTGTACCGGGCCTTGGCCTGGATGGCGGTGCCGGTGTTCCTGCTGTCGGGCTATTTGGCGCTGGACGTGATGCCCTGGAGCGAGCAAAAAGCCCAGGCCCTGATGAAGAAGGACGAGGAAAGCGCCGATATCCGCGGCATCAAGCCGGGGCGCTTCAACGAATTCAGTTCCGGCGACACGGTGCTATACGCCGAGGACATGGACGAGAACAACCTCATGACCAATATGTTCGTCCAGCGCCGCCTGGACAATGGCACCGAAGTCACCATCGCCGACCACGGCCATTTGCAGCACACCGAACTGGACGAATATTTCGTGGTGCTGAACGACGGACGGCGCTACCAAGGCCGACCCGGCCAGGTCGATTACATCGTCAGCGAGTTCGGGGAATACGCCGTCAGGATTCCGGGACCGGAGGAGGAAGCGGCGGAACTCAAGCGCGAGGCCAAAAGCACCCTGGAACTGATCCGCGAATGGACCCCCAAGGAATTGGCGGAACTCCAGAAACGGCTGGCCGTGCCCTTGGGCGTGGTGTTCCTGACCTTGCTGGCGGTGCCGCTGGCGCGGGTCGCGCCCCGCCGCGGGCCTTATGGCAATGTGTTCACCGCCTTCCTGATCTATGTGGTGTACGAGAACCTCCAGAAGATTTCCCAAGGCATGTTGATGACCGGGAAGATTCCGCTGTGGTTGAGCTATTCCGGCATCTATGCCTTGCTGACGGCGATCACCCTGGGCTTGTTCCTGAAGAACCTGGGATTCCGCTGGATCGCGCATTTATTCAAGAGGAGCGCCTGA
- a CDS encoding FmdB family zinc ribbon protein: MPIYEYQCKSCGHELEAIQKVSDDPLKECPACGDLELTKLISAAGFRLKGGGWYETDFKGGKDKKKNLAGEGTSKPESKPAAADAS, encoded by the coding sequence ATGCCCATCTACGAATACCAATGCAAATCCTGCGGCCACGAGTTGGAAGCCATCCAGAAAGTCTCCGACGATCCCCTCAAGGAATGCCCGGCCTGCGGCGATCTGGAATTGACCAAGCTGATTTCGGCGGCGGGTTTCCGGCTCAAGGGCGGTGGCTGGTACGAGACCGACTTCAAGGGCGGCAAGGACAAGAAAAAAAACCTGGCCGGGGAAGGCACCAGCAAGCCGGAATCCAAGCCCGCCGCCGCCGATGCCTCATGA
- a CDS encoding NUDIX hydrolase, protein MATTQNLPPKPALGVGAVVFDRRGRVLLVRRGGPPAQGWWSLPGGKQEAGETLRECCRREILEETGLAVEPGPIVALAERRLEGFHYVIVDFLAELAAADPVPEPVPASDVAEARWVALAELDAYALVEGVGAVIRAAEGRAGLVDDGGAGWLFLPGGLWAAR, encoded by the coding sequence ATGGCGACGACCCAAAACCTTCCCCCAAAACCCGCCCTCGGCGTCGGTGCCGTGGTGTTCGACCGGCGGGGCCGGGTCTTGCTGGTGCGGCGGGGCGGGCCGCCCGCGCAGGGTTGGTGGTCCCTGCCCGGCGGCAAGCAGGAAGCCGGCGAAACCCTGCGCGAATGCTGCCGCCGCGAAATCCTGGAGGAAACCGGCCTCGCGGTCGAACCCGGCCCCATCGTGGCCCTGGCCGAGCGGCGGTTGGAAGGCTTCCATTATGTGATCGTGGATTTCCTGGCGGAACTGGCCGCCGCCGATCCCGTGCCCGAGCCGGTCCCGGCCAGCGATGTGGCCGAGGCGCGGTGGGTGGCTTTGGCGGAGCTGGACGCCTATGCCTTGGTGGAAGGCGTGGGCGCGGTGATCCGGGCGGCGGAGGGGAGGGCGGGGCTGGTGGATGATGGTGGGGCGGGTTGGTTGTTTTTGCCGGGCGGCTTGTGGGCTGCCCGGTAG
- a CDS encoding Uma2 family endonuclease encodes MEWADICQNPYLKNLPFKIQSDKWGNILMSPATNEHGIYQANIVRLIARLKADAMIITECSIQTPEGVKVADVACASAEFMRRNRGANPYREAPEVCVEILSPSNTAQEMDEKKVLYFAAGAEEVWLCGADGGMIFFRGDGRVESSGVVPGFPRRIELYWF; translated from the coding sequence ATGGAATGGGCGGACATTTGCCAAAACCCTTATCTCAAGAACCTGCCGTTCAAGATCCAAAGCGACAAATGGGGCAATATCCTGATGAGTCCCGCCACCAATGAACATGGGATTTATCAGGCCAATATCGTGCGCCTGATCGCCCGACTCAAGGCCGATGCCATGATTATCACCGAATGCTCGATACAGACGCCCGAAGGGGTGAAGGTCGCGGATGTGGCCTGCGCTTCGGCGGAATTCATGCGGCGCAACCGGGGGGCGAATCCTTATCGGGAAGCGCCTGAGGTTTGCGTCGAAATCCTGTCGCCCTCGAATACCGCGCAGGAAATGGACGAGAAGAAGGTGTTGTATTTCGCGGCGGGGGCGGAGGAGGTTTGGTTATGTGGGGCGGATGGGGGAATGATATTTTTCCGGGGTGATGGGCGGGTGGAATCTAGTGGGGTGGTGCCGGGGTTTCCTAGGCGGATTGAGTTATATTGGTTTTAA
- the aspS gene encoding aspartate--tRNA ligase, whose translation MRSHRCGELTESHLDQEVDLCGWTHRRRDHGGVIFIDLRDREGLVQVVFDPDYADAFKLAESVRSEYVLKVHGKVRRRPQGTENPNLGTGKVEVLATELEILNKAETPPFPLESEVEVSEETRLRYRYIDLRRPAMQQKLRMRRDITRSLRGFMDANGFWEIETPFLTKATPEGARDYLVPSRTHQNHFFALPQSPQLYKQLLMVSGLDRYYQVVRCFRDEDLRADRQPEFTQLDIETSFMDQDAITDLMEEMIRALFKEVLDVELPNPFPRMTYAEAMRDYGSDKPDLRVPFKLVDVADLLTTCEFKVFAGAAKDPEGRVAALRLPKGAELSRKELDDLAAFVAIYGAKGLAYIKVTDRAAGIEGLQSPIVKFLPPEAVLAILDRVGAETGDVVFFGADKAKVVSEAMGALRLKLGHERGFAEGDWKPLWVVDFPMFEWDDKDGRWFAMHHPFTAPKCGVEELKADPGKALSKGYDMVLNGTEIGGGSVRIHRQDMQDVVFKLLGIEDEEAQQKFGFLLTALKYGAPPHGGIAFGLDRLVMLMSGANSIREVMAFPKTQSAWCPMIDAPAPVTDMQLRELGIKLRKPPEAKAVEAN comes from the coding sequence ATGCGTAGCCACCGATGTGGAGAACTGACCGAAAGCCACCTGGATCAAGAAGTTGATCTCTGTGGCTGGACCCACCGCCGCCGCGACCACGGCGGCGTCATTTTCATCGACCTCCGCGACCGGGAAGGCTTGGTCCAGGTCGTGTTCGATCCCGATTACGCCGACGCCTTCAAGCTGGCGGAAAGCGTCCGCAGCGAGTACGTGCTGAAGGTCCATGGCAAGGTGCGCCGCCGCCCGCAAGGCACCGAAAACCCCAACCTGGGCACCGGCAAGGTCGAAGTGCTGGCGACGGAACTGGAAATCCTCAACAAGGCCGAAACCCCGCCCTTCCCGCTGGAAAGCGAGGTCGAGGTCAGCGAGGAAACCCGGCTGCGCTACCGCTACATCGACCTGCGCCGCCCCGCCATGCAGCAAAAGCTCAGGATGCGGCGGGACATCACCCGCTCCCTGCGCGGCTTCATGGACGCCAACGGCTTTTGGGAAATCGAGACGCCGTTCTTGACCAAGGCCACCCCGGAAGGCGCCCGCGACTATCTGGTCCCGAGCCGCACCCACCAGAACCATTTCTTCGCCCTGCCGCAATCGCCCCAGCTCTACAAGCAATTGCTGATGGTGTCCGGCCTGGACCGCTATTACCAAGTGGTGCGCTGCTTCCGCGACGAAGACCTCCGCGCCGACCGCCAGCCGGAATTCACCCAGCTCGATATCGAAACCTCGTTCATGGACCAGGACGCCATCACCGACCTGATGGAGGAGATGATCCGCGCCCTGTTCAAAGAGGTGCTGGACGTGGAACTGCCCAACCCGTTCCCGCGCATGACCTATGCAGAAGCCATGCGCGACTACGGTTCGGACAAGCCGGATTTGCGCGTGCCCTTCAAACTGGTGGACGTGGCCGATTTGCTGACCACCTGCGAATTCAAGGTATTCGCGGGCGCGGCCAAAGACCCGGAAGGCCGGGTCGCGGCCCTGCGCCTGCCCAAGGGCGCGGAACTGTCCCGCAAGGAACTGGATGATCTGGCGGCTTTCGTCGCCATCTACGGCGCGAAAGGTTTGGCCTATATCAAAGTCACCGACCGCGCCGCCGGGATCGAGGGTTTGCAATCGCCCATCGTGAAATTCCTGCCGCCGGAGGCCGTGCTGGCGATCCTGGACCGGGTCGGCGCGGAAACCGGCGACGTGGTGTTTTTCGGGGCCGACAAGGCCAAGGTCGTAAGCGAGGCCATGGGCGCGTTGCGGCTCAAGCTAGGCCATGAGCGCGGCTTCGCGGAAGGCGACTGGAAACCCTTGTGGGTGGTGGATTTCCCCATGTTCGAGTGGGACGACAAGGACGGGCGCTGGTTCGCCATGCACCATCCCTTCACCGCGCCCAAGTGCGGCGTGGAGGAACTCAAAGCCGATCCGGGCAAGGCGCTGTCGAAGGGCTACGACATGGTGTTGAACGGCACCGAGATCGGCGGCGGTTCGGTGCGTATCCATCGCCAGGACATGCAGGACGTGGTGTTCAAGCTGCTCGGCATCGAGGACGAGGAAGCGCAGCAAAAATTCGGCTTCCTACTGACCGCGCTGAAATACGGCGCGCCGCCGCATGGTGGCATCGCCTTCGGCCTGGACCGCCTAGTGATGCTGATGAGCGGGGCCAACTCGATCCGCGAAGTGATGGCCTTCCCCAAGACCCAATCGGCCTGGTGTCCGATGATCGACGCGCCCGCGCCGGTGACGGATATGCAGTTGCGGGAGTTGGGGATTAAGCTGAGGAAGCCGCCGGAGGCCAAGGCGGTGGAAGCCAACTAA
- a CDS encoding HTH domain-containing protein: MPEKSWREAIIRVLKESDSALRYTDITEQILSRGYYQTDGATPEASVRGCINWSIKDEGDSSPFVRVGKGTFGLRQQSTPNNMLGETTTKSTTSQLQTFSEDSGDSIIRCFGMYWQQDLVVWRSDSKLFGKQQLLAKAVDFGKQKGIYILYDHHTVVYVGRAIDRPLGKRLYEHTLDRLSGRWNRFSWFGLLDVTQEGNLRELSFSATLASMVATLEALLIEALEPPQNRKRGDDFSAIEYVQEVDPELRERQIQATLRAIEQKLREGP, translated from the coding sequence ATGCCAGAAAAATCATGGCGCGAAGCAATAATAAGGGTTCTCAAAGAGTCGGATAGCGCATTGCGCTATACCGACATTACCGAACAAATCCTATCTCGCGGCTATTATCAAACCGACGGTGCGACTCCTGAGGCGTCTGTGCGCGGCTGCATTAATTGGTCGATTAAGGATGAAGGAGATAGCTCACCCTTTGTTCGTGTTGGCAAAGGGACTTTTGGCTTACGCCAACAATCGACCCCTAACAATATGCTTGGAGAAACCACTACCAAATCCACAACAAGCCAACTTCAAACCTTCTCGGAAGATTCCGGCGATTCCATTATTCGTTGTTTTGGTATGTACTGGCAACAGGATTTAGTGGTTTGGCGTAGCGACTCAAAGTTATTCGGAAAACAGCAGTTACTAGCCAAAGCGGTGGATTTTGGCAAGCAGAAAGGAATTTACATCCTTTACGACCATCACACGGTGGTTTATGTTGGAAGGGCTATCGACCGGCCTTTGGGGAAGCGGCTCTACGAACACACCCTCGACAGGCTATCTGGGCGGTGGAATCGTTTTTCCTGGTTTGGATTGCTGGATGTTACCCAAGAGGGCAATCTTCGCGAACTTTCATTTAGCGCCACTTTGGCTTCCATGGTTGCCACTTTAGAGGCATTGCTGATCGAAGCCCTTGAACCCCCGCAAAACCGCAAGCGGGGTGATGATTTTTCGGCTATCGAATATGTCCAAGAGGTCGATCCCGAATTGAGAGAAAGACAAATTCAGGCAACCCTCCGGGCCATTGAGCAGAAACTCCGTGAAGGTCCATAA
- the lptG gene encoding LPS export ABC transporter permease LptG has protein sequence MLRTLDRYVAKEVIKGALIAVTVLLALLNFFTFADELGDLGEGDYGMRQIFGYLALTSPRAFYELMPSAALVGGLVTLGGLANNRELMAMQAAGASRARIIRAVLMGGLVLLALSVAVGELVAPGAEREANALKSTALKKQVASRTKYGFWVRDGNIFINIRRVDQPENLGDINIYEVSPDKRLLLASHANKAIYDGSQWGLVKIRASYFQPGEVTADLKPTMDWSSVLAPDLLNAFVIRPENLSAWELDRYIDYLRENGQNPLPVEQAFWGRIVQPAVTLVMLLVAVPFVLTIKREVGMGQRIVVGVVIGLGFYLFDRMFSHFGLIYEMNPIFAASFPTALAFLGAMIGLMRMRAG, from the coding sequence ATGTTGAGGACACTGGACCGCTATGTCGCCAAGGAAGTTATCAAGGGTGCCTTGATCGCCGTCACCGTGCTGTTGGCGCTGTTGAACTTCTTCACCTTCGCCGACGAACTGGGCGATCTGGGCGAAGGCGATTATGGGATGAGGCAGATTTTCGGCTACCTGGCCCTGACTTCGCCCAGGGCGTTCTACGAACTCATGCCCTCCGCCGCCCTGGTCGGGGGCTTGGTGACGCTGGGAGGACTCGCCAACAACCGCGAATTGATGGCGATGCAGGCGGCGGGCGCCTCGCGGGCGCGGATCATCCGGGCGGTGTTGATGGGCGGCTTGGTATTGCTGGCGCTTTCGGTGGCCGTGGGCGAACTGGTCGCGCCGGGTGCCGAGCGCGAGGCCAACGCGCTGAAATCCACGGCGCTCAAAAAACAGGTCGCCTCGCGCACCAAGTACGGGTTCTGGGTGCGCGACGGGAACATCTTCATCAATATCCGCCGGGTCGATCAACCGGAAAACCTCGGCGATATCAATATCTACGAAGTCTCGCCGGACAAGCGGCTGTTGCTGGCGAGCCACGCCAACAAAGCCATCTACGACGGCAGCCAATGGGGCTTGGTCAAGATACGGGCCAGTTATTTCCAGCCGGGGGAAGTCACCGCCGACTTGAAACCGACCATGGATTGGTCCTCGGTGCTGGCCCCCGACCTTCTGAACGCCTTCGTGATCCGGCCCGAGAACCTCTCCGCCTGGGAATTGGACCGCTATATCGACTACCTCCGGGAGAACGGCCAGAACCCGCTGCCGGTGGAACAGGCGTTCTGGGGCCGGATCGTGCAACCGGCGGTGACCTTGGTGATGCTGCTGGTGGCGGTGCCCTTCGTCCTGACCATCAAGCGCGAGGTCGGGATGGGCCAGCGCATCGTGGTGGGCGTGGTGATCGGGCTGGGCTTCTATCTGTTCGACCGCATGTTCAGCCATTTCGGCCTGATCTACGAAATGAACCCGATCTTCGCGGCCTCGTTCCCGACCGCCTTGGCGTTTTTGGGGGCGATGATCGGCTTGATGCGGATGCGGGCGGGCTGA